Below is a genomic region from Diabrotica undecimpunctata isolate CICGRU chromosome 7, icDiaUnde3, whole genome shotgun sequence.
TTTGCGAGTTCCTCCATCATAATTTGTAATTCCTCTAACGTTGATGCCATATGTTGACCAATTTATAGTTTTGAAGAGGTGTTTTAGGGCTAGATTAAAAAGATTTGGAGATATTACTTCGCCTTATCcaactcctctcttaatggggatgaaatttgtattttcgtctagttgcactatcatagttgcgttttcatataatatattacatattagttgcctatatctcgaatctattctacaattattaatagcttgttttATAGCCCACATTTCGATACTATCAAATGTGTATCTGGACCAGAACAGATCCTtgctgagctacttaaacttttggaCGAGGAAAACATTACGTACTTAACTACcgtctttaaaaaaatttacaaaaaatgaataataccagatgattggttaCATTCACggtttataacattaccaaagaaaagcaggcccaccaaatacagcgattttagactaatcagtttgatgagcTACACACTTAAGATACTtttacgaattatacaaaaccgagtattccttctGTAGAATGGGTAACAagcagtttggatttagaagtggTCTCGGAACTAGGGAGGCACTATTTTGTATGCACGTTCTCTTACAAAAAAGCTGTGAGTTCCTAAAGAACGTTTATGtttgttttatcgacttcgagaaggcattcgaccgAGTACAACACAATACACTTTTCAGTTGCCTGCGGGTAGCAGGATTTGACTACTACGGTATAATACTgctaaaatacttatattacaatcaagtagccacTATCCAAATTGGAGATAGTCGTACTGAGTAACTACCCATCAAACGTGCATATCtcggcagctggttaaatgtaaattgtgactctaatgaagagataataaccaggatcgaaatatcacgtaaggatTTTATGACTTGGAAACTAGTTTCATGCGACAGaaacctcttcttcttctttttatggagacatgactctgtctatttttcaatgtgcctccagtaaattgtcgttccatcgtttacgtagtcttcctactaatcgtctttctattggagaaaggtctcttgtcgtctttactactctattttatGTCATTCGGTTTAtacgatcgttccattctactcttctatttcttacccagtccttgatgttttccaccttgcatctacgtcgtatatctgtacttctagctctgtcccataatgttttactatcaatttttcttgttttactatcaaagtgttttcatctttgctgtttctaacatcctttttgtcctctctgtgtcgaGTCGTGTTTCTAcctcgtatgtcattattggtctgatgactgttttgtaaattctgcctttcatttcctttccgatatttttatttcttcatattgtttcattcaggcaacctttGGATCTGCGATAACAAAAACCTGTCATAacaaatgttatgtgtggtctctccaattatatggttgtgagacatggacattaaaaaccacaatgcttaacaaattagaagcattcgaattgtggtgctatcgacggatcctaaaaatatcatgggtttcgcacacttccaataaagatattcttaaaatgaTGAATTCACAATGCTTCCTCACGAACATCGTAAAGAGAAGAACAAccgaatacttcggccatataattaagGGACCCAAATACCATTTACTTCGCCTTATAACACAAGAAAAAGTGGAGGAAAAGAGacggattggtcgaaagaaactttcatgacTGCGTattattagacaatggtgtggtaccacagtagaagaattatttcgctcAGCAGCCGATAGAGGACGGTtttaggaaattgtaaacataatgatggccaacgtctgaatacggacacgacacctaaaaaaaagaagaagaagtctgaCTTAATCAAAGAGTTCTTTGGTGTTATTTGTGTCGGCATGTTATTGAAtctcactgttttttttttggctaTATGCTTGCTCTTGTCTCGTCTACAAGCAGCCTGAATGAATAGTTCTAGAAAGCTGTCGGTACTGGGAATTCCTAAGAGAGTTCTTAATTCCAGCAATTTTAACTTTTCTACGTTTTTCAATGAGGTCAAAAGTATCTGCAGACATCCATATTTTTTTTGGTCCGGTTGAGTCTGCATTAGACTGTGCCTCGCGGTGAGTCGAGATCTGTATCAAGGTATTTTTAAAAGGTAGCTATATATTTTCGGAATCATGAGTGCCGATGTATCGTAACATATTTTTCAATCTTTCAGTACATTGGCTTTTAAATTGTTGTGTATCTTTTATTTGTGATATTCTCTTATTTTGGACCTAATCACATGCTTTAATCGATCTGATTTCGGTGTCGTCCAATAATGAGATCCAAGTGTACAATCTTCTGGGGTGGTGCTTATACAATGCACAAAGTTTATTATTGCCAAATCAATGTCAACGCAGAACTGGATAAGACAGTCGGTCTCCTCTTGAATTACGTTCACCTATTCCATATCTGCCCACAACATTTCGTATATGTTCGTCTGCCACAGCAACACCGATTTTTGAGTTTAATTTGATGATAGCGATTTCTTTATTTGGAATATTTTGGATATATGACTCCAGCTCGTTGAAAAAAGATTCAGATGTATCACCATCAGCAGTTGAGGTAGGCGATATACCTGAACCAAATAAATAATAGAGGGGGATACATTCCGTCTTAAGGAAATAATACGAATAATAGCTCGATAGCCCAGTATATAAAGAGATTTTGAAACCCAAAATCTAACACCATTGATACTTTGATATTGTTGCCGGGAAAACACATGAAATGTCCCAAATTAGGTGTCTAGTGGCCCTCGCTACGGAAGTGAAGTTCGGAGAGCCCGGCAACAGAAATATTGGTTCATTCCAGTTCCTTCTCCAGAATAGTTTGTTTGCCCGGCTGTAAAAGACTACGGACATTCCATGTAGCAATGTTTTGTGGTTTGCGATGATTAAGCTTTTGTTAACAATCATAGAGTATTGCTAAATACTGTTAAAGGTCGGAAAGTGttttatctgggacatatagtgaggggaaatcgatatagaatactacaactgatTCTTACACTCAAAATAGAAGGCCGTAAAAGAAAACAgttttcttggttaaaaaacattcgtgaacggactcagatatcaaatatAGGACAATTATATTACGTGGCAGAAAATCGAGAAGTCTTCACAATGGTAATCGTCCACGTCGGATATTTCTGATATGAAGAAGATGTAAGATAAAATTAGGGGGAGAAGAAATAgcatagaaaataatttatctaCAACTCATTATGTTGTACGTGTACAGAATGTTTTTTCAACCATAATCTAATTATTGCGCATGCCCcgacaaaggaaaaagaagatgAAGTTAAAGAAGAGTTTTGTGATGAATTAGAGTCCGCATACCAGCCATGCACATAATCAACCCACACTAGGTAAGCACAATCTCCATGGGCAATTAAATCACAATGGCAATGGGTTAATAAACCTAGCAAGATCACAAAACATAGTGATAGCCAGCACATACTTCGTTCGAtaagatatacacaaaggcacctgGACATTACCTTACCTTAGACAGACTTACAGCAAATATTATGATAGATCATGTTACGGCAGACGCAAGACACCAATCgaatcgaatataataaatgtCCGCACCAGGAGAGAGGCAAATacggattctgatcactacctgATCGAAAGTAGGTTAAGGGCCAgaatttcaaacataaaaaggaATAGAGATTCTAAACATGAacgaaaaaatgaagaaggactCAAAGATACGAATAAAAATAGAgaatgtaaagaaaataataaacatcaaactagaaaacagactaaAACGTGAAAACATAAATGGGGAGTGGGAAGAACGCAGAAACATAAGAGAAGCAGCTGAAGGAGTACTAGGTACGaaaggtaaacaaagaagaacagGAACGAATGACCAGCTTGATGAAGAATATCAGATTGTACCagaaaaaaacagagcatatttactgatacaacaggggcacagaacccaACAAGCAGAGGAGTAATATAAACAACtacgtaaagaagaaaagaaaatccgccgaagaaagaaatgaaaaaatatgAACAATGACTTTCAAGAACTACATAACTAAGTAAGCCATTAGAAATAAGAAAGTTTTACCAGAAACTGAACAAAAGCAGACAAGAATCCAAACCAagaacgatgtgtagagataaggatgGTAATATATTGATAGAATAGCAAGAAATACTAAGAAGATGGATAGATCATTTTAAGGAAAAACTTGAGGGAGGGAGAAAAAAAGAGTTCACAAAAAATGGCCGAGATTAGAACAGCAGTAGACAAATTAGAGAAGAATAAAtcaccgggatcggatcaaatatCATCGGAACTACTAAAAGAAGGAAGagacagattactgaaaataatacatgaACTGATAATAAAGATACGGTTGAATAAGAAGTTACCAGCGgggtggaatagcggtattattgtaccattacataaaaaaggagaccagttagaatgtggaaactatcGTAAAATTACGCCGTTGAacgcagcatacaaaataatatcCAATATTATTTATGAAAGGCTTAGCCCACTCGCTGAAAAAAagttggcaaataccaatgtggcttctgCGGACTGAAACCGATAGTTGCCGATAGACCCGATATTTGTTCTACGATAGATCCTTGACAAAACAAATGagtataacatcgacacacatcatctcttcatagacttcgAAAACGCATTTGACAATACAAATCGAGAATTCTTACTACAAACAcagaaagaatttaatataccaacacaacgaATAGTATTGATAAAAGAAACTCTAAAAATAGAAAGTAAAATCCGGATATAAAAGGAATTAAccgaaacaatagatgtgaaaaggGGACTACGTCAGGGACACGACCTAttatgcatcttgttcaacatcatGTTCGAGAAAATAATGAGAGAGGCAACAGTCAATACTCGaggaacaataattaataaaagtgtGCAAATACTAGCGTTTgcagatgatgatgatataatcgCAAGGTCAAGAAAAGAAATGATAGATACATTCAatcaaatagaacgagctgcataAAACAAAGGCATTCAAATCAATTatgccaaaacaaaatatatgcaatCAAGTAAATCACACAAATAAAACAGCtacaaaatttaacaaaagaCGAATAGAGcattgagggggtaaaaaactttactTAGGATCTTTGGTTAGGTCTATAACGTTTCAGTTAACGTCACACTTTAAAAGAGTTAAATGATCTGTAGGTAGAGGTAGagatccaaaaaaaaaaatcaaaaaaccaaaaaaatgagCGTATGCTCACCAAAAAAATACCCTTAACTCCCAACCACCACCCCATTTTTATTATgatttgtcatattttagttatttattttattttcactaaccagttaaaacaaaaaaacaaaaaatccaaaaaaacatATACACTGGATGTGTGAGaacattatacacttgggaatgcacatccCACCCACCCTTAACCCTACCCCTATTATTTTCACCCAAAATCCCCACTAACAAACAAACTGTTAACTTTAAAGATATAAAAATAGCTGGACACAGATCCACACGTCATTAAAGCCCATCAGGCAAAGGCCCCTCAGGCATGCCCTTCAGGCAAAACCCTTCAGGACCAATTGCCCTAGGCAAACGCGAAACCTGAGCATAGAGGCCGTGTGCGACAAGCACGGGCTTGATGGCCAGACCCATCGATCAGTCAGCCGGCAAGGAGACCAAAACTAGTTTTTGCCAAATTGGCGACTGTTTGATCGAGCACACAACTTCCGAACAGGGGGCCGTCAGCCTGCTGCCGACCCCCTGATCGAACACACATTTTTTTCCGGGACACAGAGCCCAAAGACATGCAAAAATTAaactcagtaaagtaaatagggagaaaagctacaCTAAGCTACCCCTATAgtcaggtggcctaaccacaagtcAAGAAAAACGGAGGGTGTTTTCTTTTCCCAAAATCGCCCGCCGTAATAGTTCATAGCCTCctctgcgtatgtcagacgtagaggaggggtggaggaaaaacctgggggtcagataggtaccgagccAAAAAGATTAGCTCTTTTGGAACGTGACCggtctgatcttcggacatgagggtcccactgactagcagtggtaCACTCATGTTCCTAGGGGTTGGGATGAACTCATGTGTGTGTAGGTAGAGGGATGTAGAAATAAATGTCACTAAATTCTCActaaaataatgaagaaaaatgtctTGGATTAAGGGTACAAGAAAAACAGCGACTTGTAAGAGTATATCTTAAAACCAAATTGAACTACTAAGATATTGAAAGGCATGGAAATATATATTTTGCAgcaatattaaaatatacaacGGGATAAAAATAAGACAAACCTGGTACATTTATAACTCTTTACGAacttttgttaataaaaataataccatattgaattttTCCACTTATATGTAGTGGAGCTGGTATTAGTTGATGAGACTGAGgataaagtacaaaaagcaataccaaatgaaaattaaataaaataaaacaacggCTTTTATTGGTACAACCAGTGTGATCAAAATTTTGCTCataataaatattatgtaaacaacttaacAGTATTGCAACAATTAGATTCTACAAATATTGTGAAgtcctaaatatttaaaataccacAAAATAATTCTATGAGTTATCATGCCAGCGACTTAAATTTTATTGTTCGCAGTGAAAATGGCATTAGAATTAAATAGGaagtttaaatttcaaaaatgtttaataGTATGATTTTCAATCAGTAAATTTTATTTAGTCATATACTTAATTTCGATCTTTAAGTCAAATGGATAAAACTACCTTTTTCGTTCAAATGTTTTTAgatgaaaaaaaaagtacaaaaaaagaTTCTAAATGACCATCAACACTCCAAATGATAATAAATCAGGTACATAATTAAAACAACAAATTTTTATtactagttttattaaaaaatttagcaaaatgtaaaaatatttggTTGAAATCAGTCTTacacatattttataattttacatGACCTGCAATATCTTAAAGAATATTGGAAATATcgacacaaaaacaaaaaaaacattgataaaattaacataaaatcGAGTTCAAATTAATGcgaataaacgaaaaaaaaaatttaatattttactttttctcaACAGCTTGCTTTTTTTCTTCTACTGCTTTAACCGGCTTGCCAGTTTGTTCCACAGTAATACTCTTGTGTGGTAAGGATCCATTCGCAACTTTGGGAGCAATAATTGAAAGGACGCCATCTGAAGACAGCTTGGACTCAATTTTACCCATATCGTAATTTTTGGGTAACACATATCTTCTGATGAAGTGTCTGTAAACATGACCATGGTCGTCCTCTTTTTCTTCGTGTTTTCCTTCAATGGTAACCTCTCGCTCTCCTGTTACTTTTACAGAAATTTCTTCGGGTTTGAATTGCTGGACGTCTAGATTGGCTGCGAACTGGTCTTTACCGTAATCTACTGTAGAGCCAGAATCATTTCCAGACGCTGCAGAC
It encodes:
- the LOC140445306 gene encoding protein lethal(2)essential for life-like; translation: MSLLPYLFGDVSYNRPSRLFDQHFGMALEPEDLFQPASRHFLRCPAGYMRNWRSAASGNDSGSTVDYGKDQFAANLDVQQFKPEEISVKVTGEREVTIEGKHEEKEDDHGHVYRHFIRRYVLPKNYDMGKIESKLSSDGVLSIIAPKVANGSLPHKSITVEQTGKPVKAVEEKKQAVEKK